One genomic window of Methanosarcina acetivorans C2A includes the following:
- the cobN gene encoding cobaltochelatase subunit CobN: MKIGGMLAVYGPSRGLMLKTYSSAIENLNKKGFEITARFENFLDEDAPPGVPQALMEWFEKEADAILVSFPPDYEGVFADIEELKKRTSKPIIPLSPMCAALGTVSPRHLKVFWDYQNYGGPENIENLLLYAGKLAGKNNQEVNPPVEVPSSGIYHPDAGEIFTDLESYLEWYSENRKSMFKTVGLLFPNLYYMEDSLGVFDALIRKLEEKNFGVIAAIQNKWSPGGSSDEIIRKYFMKDGKVLVDAAVIYAAFFLNLTGGRGRSIGQEKTNILKELNVPCLKMIHSSQTPEEWKANPEGLSIPQIIISVALPEFDGLAEPIIIGTAEKTLDPVTGAEVQDPVPIDDQIDFLIRRVGKWIELGRKPNSEKKVAIILHNSPCKSGVEATVGAGFGLDTLESISIILKRLKEEGYYLNWVPENGKELIDTILKKKAISEFRWTPLSEIIKHGGAAGFVPLGTYKEWLYELPEDARNKVFEGWGNPFEQGIEKLDRVDKLSLALHKNSITIPGLDLGNVFIGLQPKRGCAGARCDGTVCKILHDPDITPPHQYLAYYKWIEKEFGADVMVHVGTHGNIELLPGKTVAQSSSCFSQICVGSMPHLYIYVSSNPMEGSIAKRRGLAVIVDHLHPVMAAAETYGVLEELEEPLEEYKRAMLTKDLGRAKVLQEIITEKAAEANFPRLISDFETFEDYMEYLHGQMDMVRETMIRDGLHILGQAPEGEALVDMLVSILRFDQGNVPSIRRGILEAIGLDYDSILDDPTAFIREFGMTGSKLLDTCTEIAGGIMTGVLERDLISEEEILGISKWEMSVATGQSLEFHSSGLEKIVKSVRLAEDLLPKINRTPDEVNNLLRGFNAEHVEAGASGALARGKIEILPTGRNFYAIDPWKIPTPAAWKVGVKLAENFFRKYLHENEGYPENVGFVFRFFDTFRADGELLSQILYTLGVRVEWDGARVKGLKVIPLSELKRPRIDCTIQLSSMLRDGMPRAFEIVDEAVSMVAFLDEPDEMNFVKKHALERLKELEAEGTDKKLSPERLATLRVFTTQPGTYDYGVNTTVAASAWETDEDLASIFTKFCGYAYGKGIYGQAARNELESNLKRITVTYDKWDSDEYDILECCHIYGSHGGFTVAARTLSKNNVDVYFADTHDPERPRIRDMKDELERVARTRLLNPKWIEGKKRHGYKGATVISDRVYHMYGWQATTKLVGDWVFDEIAETFVLDDEMRKWFEENNLYALESLARRLLEAEHRKLWNADPETLEELKGKYLEIESWMEEKMSDIEGEFQGGATSILKINANERI, encoded by the coding sequence ATGAAAATCGGAGGGATGTTAGCAGTTTACGGCCCAAGCCGGGGCCTGATGCTTAAAACATACAGCAGTGCGATTGAAAATCTGAATAAAAAGGGATTTGAGATCACTGCAAGGTTTGAAAACTTTCTCGATGAGGATGCCCCCCCTGGGGTACCTCAGGCCCTAATGGAATGGTTTGAAAAGGAAGCCGATGCGATCCTGGTCAGTTTCCCCCCTGATTATGAAGGGGTTTTTGCGGATATAGAGGAGTTAAAAAAGCGCACATCAAAACCTATCATCCCTCTCTCCCCAATGTGCGCCGCCCTTGGCACGGTCTCCCCCCGGCATTTGAAGGTCTTCTGGGATTACCAGAATTATGGCGGCCCGGAAAATATAGAGAATCTTCTCCTTTACGCCGGAAAGCTGGCCGGGAAAAACAATCAAGAGGTAAATCCTCCGGTTGAGGTCCCCTCCTCGGGCATATACCACCCGGATGCAGGAGAAATTTTCACAGACCTTGAAAGTTACCTTGAATGGTATTCGGAAAACAGAAAAAGCATGTTCAAGACCGTAGGGCTTCTTTTCCCTAACCTTTACTATATGGAGGACTCCCTGGGAGTCTTTGACGCCCTTATCCGAAAATTGGAAGAAAAAAACTTTGGGGTGATTGCCGCCATCCAGAACAAATGGTCTCCCGGAGGAAGCTCGGACGAGATCATCAGGAAATACTTTATGAAGGACGGAAAAGTCCTGGTTGATGCAGCGGTCATTTATGCTGCATTTTTCCTCAACCTCACGGGCGGGAGGGGCAGAAGCATAGGCCAGGAAAAAACAAACATCCTCAAGGAACTAAATGTCCCGTGCTTGAAAATGATTCATTCTTCCCAGACCCCCGAAGAATGGAAAGCAAACCCGGAAGGGCTTAGTATCCCCCAGATTATAATCAGTGTTGCACTACCCGAATTTGACGGGCTTGCAGAACCGATCATAATAGGCACCGCCGAAAAAACGCTGGACCCTGTGACCGGAGCAGAGGTTCAGGACCCCGTACCCATTGATGACCAGATAGATTTCCTCATTCGCAGGGTAGGGAAATGGATCGAACTCGGGAGAAAACCAAATTCCGAAAAAAAAGTCGCAATAATCTTACACAATTCCCCTTGCAAGAGCGGAGTGGAGGCGACGGTAGGAGCGGGGTTTGGGCTTGACACCCTGGAAAGCATCTCAATTATTCTGAAAAGGCTCAAAGAGGAAGGATATTATCTCAACTGGGTCCCTGAAAATGGAAAAGAGCTTATCGATACAATACTTAAGAAAAAAGCCATAAGCGAATTCCGGTGGACTCCCCTGAGCGAAATAATCAAGCATGGAGGAGCTGCTGGCTTTGTTCCCCTCGGAACATATAAAGAGTGGCTCTATGAACTTCCCGAGGATGCAAGAAATAAAGTCTTTGAAGGCTGGGGCAACCCCTTTGAACAGGGCATTGAAAAGCTCGACAGGGTAGATAAGCTGAGTCTTGCCCTCCATAAGAACAGTATCACAATCCCGGGCCTTGATCTCGGGAATGTCTTTATCGGGCTGCAGCCCAAGAGGGGATGCGCAGGAGCCCGGTGTGACGGGACCGTTTGCAAGATCCTGCACGACCCGGACATCACCCCTCCGCACCAGTACCTTGCCTACTACAAATGGATAGAAAAGGAGTTCGGAGCCGACGTCATGGTTCACGTGGGCACGCACGGGAATATAGAGCTCCTTCCCGGAAAAACGGTAGCCCAGTCATCCTCCTGTTTCTCCCAGATATGTGTGGGGAGCATGCCCCACCTGTACATATACGTTTCAAGCAACCCCATGGAAGGGTCCATCGCCAAAAGGAGAGGGCTCGCGGTAATTGTGGACCACCTCCACCCCGTGATGGCCGCTGCAGAAACCTATGGGGTACTGGAAGAACTGGAAGAACCCCTTGAGGAATACAAAAGGGCAATGCTAACAAAAGACCTCGGGAGGGCAAAAGTACTGCAGGAGATAATCACGGAAAAAGCTGCAGAAGCCAATTTCCCCAGGTTGATCAGTGATTTCGAAACTTTTGAAGACTATATGGAATACCTGCACGGCCAGATGGATATGGTCAGGGAAACCATGATACGGGACGGGCTCCACATCCTGGGGCAGGCCCCGGAAGGAGAAGCCCTTGTTGACATGCTCGTTTCAATCCTGCGGTTTGACCAGGGGAATGTCCCGTCTATCAGGAGGGGGATCCTGGAAGCCATAGGGCTTGACTATGACAGCATACTGGACGACCCCACTGCGTTCATCCGGGAATTCGGCATGACAGGGAGCAAACTCCTTGACACCTGCACGGAGATTGCCGGGGGAATTATGACAGGAGTCCTTGAAAGAGACTTAATTTCCGAGGAAGAAATTTTAGGAATCTCAAAATGGGAAATGTCTGTCGCTACAGGGCAGAGCCTCGAGTTCCATTCCTCCGGTCTTGAAAAGATTGTCAAATCGGTCAGGCTGGCAGAAGACCTTCTCCCGAAAATCAACCGGACCCCGGATGAGGTTAACAACCTCCTGCGCGGGTTTAACGCCGAACATGTGGAAGCAGGCGCCTCGGGAGCCCTTGCTCGCGGTAAAATAGAAATTTTGCCAACAGGCAGGAATTTCTATGCCATTGACCCCTGGAAAATCCCGACCCCTGCCGCCTGGAAGGTGGGTGTGAAACTGGCAGAGAACTTCTTCCGCAAGTACCTGCATGAAAACGAGGGCTACCCGGAAAATGTGGGTTTTGTTTTCAGGTTCTTTGATACCTTCAGGGCAGATGGGGAACTGCTCTCTCAGATCCTTTATACCCTCGGGGTACGTGTGGAATGGGACGGGGCAAGGGTCAAAGGCTTAAAAGTAATTCCCCTGAGCGAACTTAAACGGCCCAGGATTGACTGTACCATACAGCTCTCAAGCATGCTCAGAGACGGGATGCCCAGGGCATTTGAAATAGTGGATGAAGCCGTGAGTATGGTTGCTTTCCTGGACGAGCCCGATGAAATGAACTTTGTCAAAAAACATGCCCTTGAGAGGCTGAAAGAGCTTGAAGCCGAGGGAACGGATAAGAAACTCAGCCCTGAAAGGCTTGCTACCCTGAGGGTCTTCACCACGCAACCTGGAACCTATGACTACGGGGTAAATACGACAGTTGCCGCTTCAGCCTGGGAAACCGACGAAGACCTGGCAAGCATATTCACAAAATTTTGCGGTTATGCATATGGAAAGGGGATCTACGGGCAGGCTGCCCGGAATGAGCTGGAATCAAACCTGAAACGGATCACGGTCACCTATGACAAATGGGATTCCGATGAATACGACATCCTGGAGTGCTGCCATATTTACGGCAGCCACGGCGGGTTTACCGTAGCTGCCAGGACGCTCTCCAAAAACAACGTGGATGTATATTTTGCAGATACCCACGACCCTGAAAGGCCCCGGATAAGAGATATGAAGGACGAACTTGAACGGGTTGCGAGGACCAGGCTCCTGAACCCGAAATGGATCGAAGGGAAAAAACGTCACGGGTACAAGGGAGCTACGGTTATCTCGGACAGGGTCTACCATATGTACGGCTGGCAGGCTACAACAAAGCTTGTTGGGGACTGGGTCTTTGACGAGATCGCCGAGACCTTTGTCCTTGACGACGAAATGAGAAAGTGGTTTGAGGAAAACAACCTCTATGCCCTCGAAAGCCTGGCAAGGAGACTTCTCGAAGCTGAACACCGCAAGCTTTGGAATGCAGACCCCGAAACTCTCGAAGAGCTCAAAGGCAAATACCTGGAAATCGAGAGCTGGATGGAAGAAAAAATGAGCGACATCGAAGGGGAATTCCAGGGAGGTGCAACCAGTATCTTGAAAATTAACGCAAATGAAAGGATATGA
- a CDS encoding ABC transporter substrate-binding protein → MKLKIITVLLAISIIFSGCVSQSAENTDVVGEGTTDLRQEVTVPVGDRELFLDPLLGTSTSWHTRPLIFDTLLVSDREGIHPALASSVEKTEDGKTWMFHLLEGVKFHDGTPFDAYTASYSLNKSFGESTSRYGLTVESIEVVDDYTLNVTLGKPFGPFLDEVAAAWVVCPNCYDSKGEFKEAIGTGAYILEEYSKEEITLRANPDYWGGAPKIQEVIVKAIPDASTQVIAFEAGELDVIGADISGIGLSDVKRLGEDPRYEIYTRPDAQIDIIGFNVESEFFNDMRIREAVNYGIDRQELIDSVLEGYGVPAVGPIGYDDSIPWTNTEIEGYAYDPETAAELLKEAGWEDKDGDGIVEKDGKTFEINLIDANTRPYYRAMTEVIQAQLSKIGIKVNIRVLERGAYQTALKEKDFDMATIPNYGKRETDPYPYLFMFFCSKGTYPIMNNETFDGLYFRSLSTVDPEQREALYDQMQELIMDECVCAFLMHPVKVGIAKKELKNFELRHGFDGFIPFKKAYFSEE, encoded by the coding sequence ATGAAATTAAAAATTATCACGGTTTTACTTGCAATTTCAATAATCTTCTCAGGATGTGTATCCCAAAGTGCGGAAAATACCGATGTTGTGGGGGAAGGAACAACAGATCTACGGCAGGAGGTTACGGTTCCGGTGGGAGATCGGGAACTTTTTCTTGATCCTCTTCTCGGCACTTCAACCTCATGGCATACTCGTCCATTAATTTTTGATACTTTACTGGTCTCGGATAGGGAAGGCATTCATCCGGCCCTTGCGTCTTCAGTGGAAAAGACCGAAGACGGCAAAACATGGATGTTCCACCTGCTCGAGGGAGTAAAATTCCACGATGGAACTCCTTTTGACGCATATACCGCGAGTTACTCCCTTAATAAATCTTTTGGGGAATCTACCAGCAGGTACGGTCTTACGGTGGAATCCATAGAAGTAGTAGACGATTATACCCTGAATGTCACTCTGGGTAAACCCTTTGGACCCTTCCTTGATGAAGTAGCTGCTGCCTGGGTGGTCTGCCCCAATTGCTATGACAGTAAGGGGGAATTTAAAGAAGCAATTGGTACAGGTGCATATATTCTTGAAGAATATTCCAAAGAGGAAATCACCCTTAGGGCAAATCCCGACTACTGGGGAGGAGCCCCGAAAATCCAGGAAGTGATCGTTAAAGCGATTCCGGATGCAAGCACTCAGGTTATAGCATTCGAAGCAGGAGAACTGGATGTTATCGGGGCAGACATCTCCGGAATAGGACTATCAGACGTTAAGAGGCTTGGGGAAGACCCGAGATATGAGATATATACAAGGCCCGATGCCCAGATTGACATAATCGGGTTCAACGTGGAAAGTGAATTTTTCAATGACATGAGAATCAGAGAAGCTGTAAACTATGGAATTGACAGACAGGAACTGATTGATTCCGTCCTTGAAGGGTATGGAGTTCCGGCCGTAGGCCCTATAGGTTACGATGATTCTATCCCCTGGACAAATACCGAAATAGAGGGATACGCCTATGACCCTGAAACAGCTGCAGAACTTCTAAAAGAAGCGGGATGGGAAGATAAGGACGGAGACGGAATTGTAGAAAAAGACGGAAAAACCTTCGAAATAAACCTTATTGATGCGAATACCAGGCCCTATTACAGAGCCATGACAGAGGTAATTCAGGCCCAGCTTTCAAAAATAGGAATAAAGGTTAACATAAGAGTACTTGAACGCGGGGCTTACCAGACTGCATTAAAGGAAAAAGACTTTGACATGGCTACGATCCCCAACTACGGAAAGAGAGAAACTGACCCGTACCCCTACCTGTTCATGTTCTTCTGCTCGAAGGGTACGTACCCTATCATGAACAATGAAACCTTCGACGGACTCTATTTCAGATCCCTGAGCACCGTGGACCCCGAGCAGAGGGAAGCTCTCTATGACCAGATGCAGGAGCTAATCATGGACGAGTGTGTCTGTGCTTTCCTGATGCACCCTGTGAAAGTAGGCATTGCAAAGAAAGAACTCAAGAATTTTGAGTTAAGACATGGTTTTGACGGATTCATCCCCTTCAAAAAAGCGTACTTCAGCGAGGAGTAA
- a CDS encoding S-layer protein domain-containing protein: MKRKFHLLSVTMILTAALVSIVSVSSAAWFANEARGPIINSSNNCGYLCWSSSNWGPLYCEINNEASYTESLYYENIEDGSNPPLGGTNCIIDEGELVYSTAPYSKAYKASSKGGSTEVDSYCLMPWMCKKYVAVDGDARKITPIVIEQGSSAETILKVGESWDLGKNYSLMCNQVDTDGGKVWLSLYKNGVELESDILDSESADSRTFVAKDSFADMDDAVYFVTYADTVFSSATDNFVRLKYTWLIDKDDVTIIKVDDKFGEMECTEASENLIKLSNANRMELKIDGDTFFTDDMYIKTSALMPRSGAISKVRYYLYASKIYTTPDETYELRGNTYNTSSGTSLLWNNSLWSAFYFDIKDPETSLKYSENLYYQNIEGSEHPAINNTSPGSNVIDEGELVYSTTSYDKTYRVKLDHYFEVQMVDNYPVVYWLGNLYVAIGGDARKITPVVFEQYYEQEKVLKVGESWDLGKNYSLICNQFDEDGGKIWLSLYKGEVELGSEVLNVSTNDVDDRIFVETADFADKKDVIYFVTYVDKAFKSESDTFVKLMATLLLDKDTVLTIETEDKFGEMKCIEASENSIKLANEDSITLELDGDTYFTDDMYFTTSKAHEDGGFSIYPAKEVTVSSGYGNYGDSETNEEVLMQDSADSPKTVEVDLAPQHSDTDQETVENESAGQTSDAVKSPGFGVLSLISGIFAVLLLSRKSDF; the protein is encoded by the coding sequence ATGAAAAGAAAATTTCATCTTCTTTCAGTTACGATGATTCTTACAGCGGCTCTTGTATCGATTGTTTCTGTAAGTTCGGCAGCTTGGTTTGCCAATGAAGCCCGTGGCCCGATTATTAACTCCAGTAATAATTGTGGATATCTCTGCTGGAGCAGTTCAAACTGGGGTCCTCTTTATTGTGAAATTAATAATGAAGCGTCATACACCGAGTCCCTTTATTATGAAAACATAGAAGACGGTAGCAATCCTCCGCTAGGCGGTACTAATTGCATTATAGATGAAGGTGAACTCGTCTATTCTACGGCTCCCTACTCTAAAGCCTATAAGGCAAGCAGTAAAGGAGGTAGTACAGAGGTCGACAGTTACTGCCTGATGCCCTGGATGTGCAAAAAATATGTAGCTGTTGATGGGGATGCCCGGAAGATCACACCTATCGTTATTGAGCAGGGTTCAAGCGCTGAAACAATTCTTAAAGTTGGGGAGTCCTGGGACCTTGGGAAAAACTACAGTTTAATGTGTAACCAGGTTGATACCGATGGTGGGAAGGTCTGGCTTTCCCTTTACAAAAACGGAGTTGAACTCGAATCTGATATTCTTGATTCGGAATCAGCTGATTCGAGGACTTTTGTGGCAAAAGACAGTTTTGCTGATATGGACGATGCCGTTTACTTTGTAACTTATGCGGATACTGTTTTCAGCAGTGCCACTGATAACTTTGTAAGGCTTAAATACACCTGGCTAATTGATAAAGACGATGTCACCATTATTAAGGTGGACGATAAATTCGGAGAGATGGAATGTACCGAAGCTTCCGAAAACTTGATCAAATTGTCAAATGCAAATAGAATGGAACTCAAGATAGATGGAGATACGTTCTTCACAGATGATATGTACATTAAAACTTCTGCCCTGATGCCAAGATCGGGTGCAATTTCCAAAGTAAGATATTATCTCTATGCTTCGAAAATATACACCACTCCCGATGAAACTTATGAGCTTCGGGGAAACACTTATAATACCAGCTCTGGTACCTCTCTTCTCTGGAATAATTCCCTGTGGAGTGCGTTTTATTTCGACATTAAAGACCCTGAGACTTCATTGAAATACTCCGAGAATCTCTACTATCAAAATATAGAGGGCTCCGAACATCCTGCAATAAATAATACTTCTCCCGGCAGTAACGTAATAGATGAGGGTGAACTTGTCTATTCTACTACTTCTTATGACAAAACATACAGGGTAAAATTAGATCACTATTTTGAGGTCCAGATGGTTGACAATTATCCAGTTGTTTACTGGCTGGGCAACCTTTATGTGGCTATCGGCGGAGATGCTCGGAAGATCACCCCTGTTGTCTTTGAACAGTATTATGAACAGGAAAAAGTCCTTAAGGTTGGAGAGTCCTGGGATCTCGGCAAGAATTATAGCCTTATTTGTAACCAGTTCGATGAAGATGGGGGCAAGATCTGGCTTTCTCTCTACAAAGGTGAAGTTGAGCTTGGTTCTGAAGTTCTTAATGTAAGTACAAATGATGTTGATGACCGTATTTTTGTGGAAACAGCTGACTTTGCAGATAAAAAAGATGTTATTTACTTTGTCACTTATGTGGATAAAGCCTTCAAGAGTGAATCGGATACCTTTGTAAAACTTATGGCTACCTTGCTTCTCGACAAAGACACTGTACTAACTATTGAGACTGAGGACAAATTTGGTGAGATGAAATGTATCGAAGCTTCTGAAAATTCAATCAAACTGGCTAATGAGGATTCCATAACTCTTGAACTGGATGGTGATACTTACTTTACGGATGACATGTACTTTACAACATCTAAAGCCCATGAGGATGGAGGATTTTCAATATATCCTGCAAAAGAGGTTACGGTTAGCTCTGGCTATGGTAACTATGGAGACTCCGAAACGAATGAGGAGGTTCTGATGCAGGATTCGGCTGATAGCCCAAAAACAGTTGAAGTTGATCTTGCTCCTCAGCACAGCGATACGGACCAGGAAACTGTAGAGAACGAATCCGCAGGACAGACTAGTGATGCTGTAAAATCTCCTGGATTCGGAGTCCTATCTTTAATTTCTGGGATTTTTGCGGTTTTATTGCTTTCAAGAAAAAGCGATTTTTAA
- a CDS encoding DNA-directed DNA polymerase, whose translation MDFQILDADYEVVNDSGPVIRLFGRGADGKSVCCFVPDFEPYFYLKASGDLHAVARLIKDTFEQVKKVEIVEKFEPVGYQKTKKEMLRVTTRLPKDVPEIRDEILKIRDVLRAEGDWQVYESDILFRNRFLIDRALGGMVWVSAEGKPVDPVRYLGAGSAWRSRCENFACDSAVLASGLKRVENLAIAPLKYLAFDIECLPLDGGMPSPDVSPIIMISFSFEPEYKGHKTLILLAKPAAGMDGDVLSCMDETEMLNKFFEIICEYDPDIVAGYNHQDFDIPYITERVKALVAKGETINSVVGRDGSPIGYRKFGLITRTEMKGRVVVDALPLVRRAFSLKQYTLRAVSKELLSREKLDVPPLEMEEHWNDSGDKFRKFVDYARRDSELALELVLELRLLDKYIALAQVSGSLLQEIVDGGQTSMVETLLLREFGLKDRVILPKPGDELSAERYDMSSDLKGGEVLEPKKGLLENVLILDYKSLYPTIMMAHNLCYTTVVTRDRPDGKTIKPPSGGEFVPPEVFRGIVPSILEDLLNKRGDTKKRMKRTSDENEHRVLDATQLAIKILLNSFYGYSGYARARLYSLTLANAVTSFGRSNILNTRDLINGRIGKIVLRNSAALLLEEAGKLSPQDRIVELSVAYGDTDSVFVHCKAKGDLSLEEVSLVGNRLSEIVSASLPDPMELEFESVAKRALLIAKKRYALWLFEPRNSGWENKIKVKGMETVRRDWCELTSITLNRVLEFVLIEGDVDKAVEHVRKVVSDVRNLDPGKDAGIIEKLVLTRTLTRKADSYKNKQPHLTVAENLKKRTGIMPSIGTRIPFVITAGKGLFVDRAEDPDYVRENNVPIDVDYYVKKQILPPVERILEVFGVKMSSLDFDAKQKGLFDFEVKKPEAKKQEKSSSQKGTNGKILEKAPEEKARYSENGRVEQRSLFDF comes from the coding sequence ATGGATTTTCAGATCTTGGATGCAGATTACGAAGTCGTTAATGACAGCGGGCCTGTCATCCGCCTCTTCGGCAGGGGAGCGGACGGAAAAAGTGTATGCTGCTTTGTCCCGGATTTTGAGCCTTACTTTTATCTCAAGGCCTCTGGAGACCTGCATGCCGTAGCAAGGCTTATAAAAGACACTTTTGAGCAGGTCAAAAAGGTCGAAATTGTCGAAAAGTTTGAGCCTGTAGGCTACCAGAAAACAAAGAAAGAAATGCTCAGAGTCACAACCCGCCTGCCGAAGGATGTGCCTGAGATAAGGGACGAGATTCTGAAAATCAGGGATGTTTTGAGAGCCGAGGGAGACTGGCAGGTTTATGAAAGTGATATTCTTTTCAGAAACCGCTTTTTAATTGACAGGGCCCTTGGAGGCATGGTCTGGGTTTCTGCGGAGGGAAAGCCTGTTGACCCTGTCAGGTACTTAGGGGCAGGTTCTGCATGGCGTTCTCGTTGTGAAAACTTTGCATGTGATTCTGCAGTCCTTGCGTCCGGGCTAAAGAGGGTTGAAAACCTTGCAATTGCCCCTCTGAAGTACCTTGCTTTTGATATCGAGTGCCTGCCCCTTGACGGGGGGATGCCTTCTCCGGACGTCTCACCTATAATCATGATCAGTTTTTCTTTCGAGCCTGAGTATAAAGGGCACAAAACCCTTATCCTGCTGGCAAAACCTGCTGCCGGGATGGACGGGGATGTCCTTTCCTGCATGGACGAAACCGAGATGCTGAACAAATTTTTCGAGATTATTTGCGAATATGACCCTGATATTGTTGCAGGGTATAACCACCAGGATTTCGATATTCCATATATCACGGAGAGGGTCAAAGCCCTCGTTGCAAAAGGGGAAACTATCAATTCGGTTGTTGGCAGGGACGGCAGCCCGATCGGGTATCGAAAGTTCGGGCTCATTACCCGGACCGAAATGAAAGGGAGAGTCGTTGTCGACGCTCTTCCTCTTGTGAGGAGGGCTTTTAGCCTGAAGCAGTATACTCTGAGGGCTGTTTCAAAAGAACTCCTGAGCCGGGAAAAACTCGATGTCCCTCCCCTGGAAATGGAAGAGCACTGGAATGATTCGGGGGATAAATTCCGGAAATTTGTTGATTACGCCCGCAGAGACTCCGAGCTTGCCCTTGAGCTTGTCCTTGAGCTGAGGCTCCTTGACAAATACATAGCCCTTGCCCAGGTAAGTGGAAGCCTGCTTCAGGAAATTGTTGACGGCGGCCAGACTTCCATGGTTGAGACGCTCCTCCTCAGGGAGTTCGGGCTGAAGGACAGGGTTATTCTCCCGAAGCCGGGAGATGAACTTTCGGCTGAAAGGTACGATATGAGCTCGGACCTGAAAGGCGGGGAAGTCCTGGAACCGAAGAAGGGGCTTCTGGAAAATGTGCTGATCCTTGATTACAAGTCGCTTTACCCGACCATTATGATGGCCCATAACCTCTGTTACACAACTGTCGTGACCCGGGACCGGCCTGACGGGAAAACTATCAAGCCTCCGTCGGGGGGAGAATTCGTGCCTCCCGAGGTATTCAGGGGTATTGTGCCTTCCATTCTTGAAGACCTGCTTAACAAGAGGGGAGACACGAAGAAAAGGATGAAGCGGACTTCGGATGAAAACGAGCATCGTGTACTTGATGCCACCCAGCTCGCCATAAAAATCCTGCTGAATAGTTTTTACGGTTATTCGGGATATGCCCGGGCAAGGCTCTACAGCCTGACACTTGCAAACGCCGTAACCAGTTTTGGAAGAAGCAATATCCTCAACACCCGGGACCTCATCAACGGCAGGATCGGAAAAATCGTCCTCAGGAACTCGGCAGCTTTACTGCTCGAGGAAGCAGGGAAACTTTCCCCTCAGGACAGGATAGTTGAACTTTCAGTTGCCTATGGGGATACGGACAGTGTTTTTGTGCACTGCAAGGCAAAAGGGGACCTTTCCCTTGAAGAGGTCAGCCTTGTAGGAAACCGACTTTCGGAAATCGTTTCTGCCTCCCTTCCCGACCCCATGGAACTCGAGTTCGAATCGGTTGCAAAACGCGCCCTGCTTATAGCAAAGAAACGTTATGCTCTCTGGCTTTTTGAGCCCAGAAACTCGGGTTGGGAAAACAAGATCAAGGTCAAAGGCATGGAAACCGTTCGCAGGGACTGGTGCGAACTGACTTCGATAACCCTTAACAGGGTTCTTGAATTTGTGCTTATAGAGGGTGATGTCGACAAGGCTGTAGAACATGTTCGTAAGGTTGTCAGTGATGTCAGGAACCTTGATCCTGGAAAAGATGCGGGGATTATCGAAAAACTTGTCCTGACCCGGACCCTTACCCGGAAAGCAGACAGCTACAAGAATAAGCAGCCTCATCTGACTGTTGCGGAGAACCTGAAAAAACGGACAGGGATCATGCCTTCGATAGGGACAAGGATCCCCTTTGTCATCACTGCAGGAAAAGGTCTCTTTGTAGATCGGGCCGAAGACCCTGACTATGTCCGCGAAAATAACGTACCTATAGATGTCGACTATTATGTTAAGAAACAGATCCTGCCGCCGGTTGAACGTATCCTTGAAGTATTCGGGGTCAAAATGTCATCTCTTGACTTTGATGCAAAGCAAAAAGGCCTCTTTGATTTCGAAGTGAAGAAACCTGAAGCGAAAAAGCAGGAAAAATCATCCTCTCAAAAAGGGACCAACGGGAAAATTCTGGAAAAAGCCCCTGAAGAGAAAGCTCGGTATTCGGAGAACGGGCGTGTCGAGCAGCGCTCATTGTTTGATTTTTAA